Proteins from a genomic interval of Clostridium cochlearium:
- a CDS encoding glycosyl hydrolase family 18 protein, which yields MIIHIVKPGENLWQISNYYGVPLEETINANKLPDSNDLELGQAIIVPVQGVFHIVSEGETLWEIAQTYNTTVEAILKVNNISNPSNISPGLQLFIPGVLKDRPDIYVNGYIYDLGENAVPIVMDDGDFLTYLSPFAYMVKEDGSLEPIDDLPAINAAYSKNVVPMMSIINFTSTELGQNLSHVVLSSTEISNNLITNILNILKEKNYKGVNIDFENVLPEDRELYNNFLQSLVDSLHPEGFFVSTAVAPKTSGEQTGLLYEAHDYEAHGRIVDFVILMTYEWGYRLGPPQAISPINKIREVLDYAVTVIPRNKIYLGFQIYARDWVLPHVQGQEAQTFSVQEAIRRANKYNATIQYDPVSQSPFYRYKDENGIMHEVWFEDPRSAQAKFDLAKEYNLAGISYWALGFPFPQNWTLLADNFTIKKL from the coding sequence ATGATTATTCACATAGTAAAGCCTGGTGAGAATCTTTGGCAAATATCAAACTATTATGGTGTACCTCTTGAGGAAACAATAAATGCTAATAAACTTCCTGATTCAAATGATTTAGAACTTGGTCAAGCTATTATTGTGCCTGTACAAGGAGTTTTTCATATTGTTAGTGAAGGTGAAACATTATGGGAAATTGCTCAGACATACAATACTACTGTTGAAGCTATTTTAAAAGTAAATAATATTTCAAATCCATCTAATATATCTCCAGGACTTCAATTGTTTATTCCAGGTGTTCTTAAAGATCGACCAGATATTTATGTAAATGGATATATATATGATTTAGGTGAAAATGCTGTACCAATTGTTATGGACGATGGTGATTTTCTAACTTACTTAAGTCCCTTTGCTTATATGGTAAAAGAGGATGGTTCTCTTGAACCTATAGATGATTTGCCTGCAATTAATGCAGCTTATTCAAAGAATGTAGTTCCCATGATGTCTATAATTAATTTTACATCCACAGAATTAGGACAAAATCTTTCCCATGTTGTACTCTCTAGTACCGAAATAAGTAATAACTTAATTACAAATATACTTAATATATTAAAAGAAAAAAACTACAAAGGTGTTAATATAGACTTTGAAAATGTGCTGCCAGAAGATCGTGAACTTTATAACAATTTTCTTCAAAGCCTAGTAGATAGCCTTCATCCAGAAGGATTTTTTGTATCTACAGCTGTAGCTCCTAAAACCAGTGGAGAACAAACAGGCCTTTTGTATGAAGCTCATGATTACGAAGCCCATGGCAGAATTGTAGATTTTGTAATTTTAATGACCTATGAATGGGGATATAGATTAGGACCACCTCAGGCAATTTCTCCAATTAATAAGATAAGGGAAGTTCTTGATTATGCTGTAACTGTAATACCTAGAAACAAAATTTATCTTGGTTTCCAAATATATGCGCGAGACTGGGTTCTCCCTCATGTTCAAGGACAAGAGGCTCAAACCTTTAGTGTTCAAGAAGCCATAAGAAGAGCTAACAAATATAACGCTACAATACAATACGATCCAGTATCCCAATCTCCATTTTACAGATATAAAGATGAAAATGGTATAATGCATGAGGTATGGTTTGAAGATCCCCGAAGTGCTCAAGCAAAATTTGATTTGGCAAAAGAATATAATTTAGCTGGAATAAGTTATTGGGCCTTAGGATTTCCATTCCCACAAAATTGGACTCTACTTGCAGATAATTTTACAATTAAAAAATTATAG
- a CDS encoding arsenate reductase family protein, with product MKYLFIQYPKCSTCKKAKKWLQHNNISFEDRHIVEDNPTKEELIQWIERSGLPIKKFFNTSGVFYREMNLKDKVKTAEFEELVDILSTNGMLIKRPLVVADDFVLAGFKEEQWKEKLL from the coding sequence ATGAAATATTTATTTATACAATATCCTAAATGTAGTACTTGTAAGAAAGCTAAAAAATGGTTACAACATAATAATATTAGTTTTGAAGATAGACACATTGTAGAAGATAATCCTACAAAAGAAGAACTAATACAATGGATTGAAAGAAGTGGTCTTCCAATTAAAAAGTTTTTTAATACAAGTGGAGTTTTTTATAGAGAAATGAATTTAAAAGATAAAGTTAAAACAGCGGAATTTGAAGAATTGGTTGATATATTATCAACTAATGGAATGTTAATTAAAAGACCATTGGTTGTAGCCGATGACTTTGTATTAGCAGGATTTAAAGAAGAGCAGTGGAAGGAGAAATTACTGTAG